The following is a genomic window from Cervus canadensis isolate Bull #8, Minnesota chromosome 25, ASM1932006v1, whole genome shotgun sequence.
atctaCACTAGCGTGATCTGGGTTGCTTATTAAACATGCATATTCCCTCCCTCCGAGGGAGATCAGGTCAGGGGTGGGGCCAGGAATATGCAGGTTGAATAAGCTTCCTGGGTGAATCTGATAGAGCAGGTGGTCCAAGGATCCTACTTGGAGCAACACTACTCTGGAGGGTCTCATGTTCATTGTGCAGTGATGTCTGGGGTCAGGGACTGCAGCTTTAGTGATCTGTGGTGAAGACTTCTGCTTCCCTGCAGTGGGGGTGAGGGCAGACTGTGCTGGCATTCCCTGGGCAAGGGATGTGCCATCAGAACCGTGACGGACTCAGAGGCCAGCTCCCCTCACTGACCTGCCCTCTGTCCCTCTCCACTTCCTTCCGTAGAGTGGCTTCTACACGGTGGCTGTGATGAACGTGGGAGCGCCGGCCGCAGGCATGAATGCCGCCGTCCGCTCCACTGTGAGGATCGGCCTCATCCAGGGCAACCGGGTGCTGGTGGTGCACGACGGCTTCGAGGGCCTGGCCAAGGGGCAGGTAGGAGGGCACTGCCGCCGGACAAGGAGCGCTTGTGCAGAGGAGGCGTGCAGTCGCCGACCTGGCTGTTCTCTCATGTTCCCCTGTCCCTCACAACCTTCTTCTTGGGGTTCAAGCAGAAGCAGATACAGCAGTCCCCCCTTTTCTGCAGGGGACACATCCCCAGTGGATACCGAAACTGCGATAGCGCCAAACCCAATGTgtagttgatccttgaacaacttGGATTTCAACTGTGTGGGCCCACGTAtatgcagaatttttttaaatttggctgtgATCTTCCTTGATCTTCcttgatcttagttccccatccagggattgaatctgggcccatGACAGTGAAGGCGCTAAGTCCTAACTGGACCTCTAGGCAACTCCTCAGAACTTTTCAATAGCAAGCCCTGTGGTACTTTATGATCTGGGATTGGTTGAACCCATGGATTCAGAGCGGTGGACATGAGAGCCGGCTGTAAATTTACATGTGCGTTTTTGACTCTGCAGAGGGTGGGCACCCCTAGCCACATGTGTTCAGGGGTCAGCTGTGTACTACGTGTTTCTCCTATACTGACAGGCAGGTAGTGTATACAGCGTGGGCGCACTGGACAAAGGGATGAGTCACGTCTCGGGTGGGATGAAGCAAAATGGTGCAAAATTTCATCACGCTACTCAGaacacacaatttaaaatttaggaactgtttatttccagaattttccactcAGTATTTTTGGGCCAAGGTTGACGATGGGTAACTGAGAGCTTGGAAAGTGGGATCGCAGATAAAAGGGGGAACTGCTGTATTTAATTTTAGGGCAGTGGGAAGAGGCAGGAGGCACTGAAATGAGCCCTTTGCAAACAACGTGTCTGATATAATTCTCTATCCCAGAGTTCAGCACGGGGCCCGGTGTAAGATTTGTGAGTGAGCCATAAGGGTGGAGGATGTTCAGTGAAGGGGGAGAAGCCGGTGGTGCCTGGCACAGCTCTGCCAAGGGGTTGGGCCCAGGGCTGAGTAGTGGTGTCAGACCATGATGCAGACCTGTGTGATCTCTCCCCGCAGATCGAGGAAGCTGGATGGAGCTACGTTGGGGGCTGGACTGGCCAAGGTGGTTCTAAACTTGGGACTAAAAGGTGAGCGGCATTCCAGGATTACCTCCACCTAGTCACCCTAAAGGCAGCCCTTGCACGTGGGTGTCAGTTCATTTGGTTTAGGTTCGCTGAGACCAGTGCTGTTGTCTGGGTCCTCAGAGGGCAGACGTGTCCATCTAGACATCCGTTAGCAGCTCTGGCATCTCAGAGCCCCAGCATGTGCCCTTGGACCAGGCAAGAAGTGGGGTAGGAAGGGGGCACAAGTTAAGAAATTATAAACACAGTGCCTTCTAACTCTCGCTTTTCTCTCCCTTGATTTTGCTGTCTCTTCCCCCAATTCTattcccctcccctcaccccaatCAACTAGGACTCTACCCAAGAAGAGCTTCGAGCAGATCTGTGCCAACATCACTAAGTTTAATATTCAGGGCCTTGTCATTATCGGGGGCTTTGAGGTGAGTGTtcctgccatttcttcctctcctcctgccccctcccccgccttcTCCCCCTCATTCCTGCCCCTGCGGCTTTGTCTTCTCAGGCTTACACGGGGGGCCTGGAGCTGATGGAGGGCAGGAAGCAGTATGATGAGCTCTGCATCCCCTTCGTGGTCATCCCTGCCACGGTCTCCAACAACGTGCCCGGCTCGGACTTCAGCGTGGGGGCTGACACCGCCCTCAACACCATCTGCATGGTGAGGGTCCCTCCGGCTTCCCAGCCCCTGGCTGGGGCCCCAATCCCTGGACCGAGTCTGGGCTAGGAAGTGAGCCACTTGATTTGTACCAGCCAAGTGGCAGTGTGAGGAGAACACTTCTCAAGCTCTGCATTTGCCCACACTGAGCTTAGCATGTTGTGTCCATCCTCCTCGCTGTGAGTCCTCTAGCCTAGAGATGCATCTGTACTATGCACACCAAGTGGTTTCTCCTTTCTGAGGCCCTACGTCCTAGCTCCCCTAGCCCAAGCACAGAAGGGTAGGAACGCCTCTGGGGGAGGCGGTCCGCACTGCACTTGCCAGACATGCCCACCATCCTTGTTGGCGAGAACTGGAGGGGGCGCTGGGGCCCTGCTGGCCTGGGGGGACATCGCTCCAGAGTTGGGTGATGGTGGGGCCAGAGAAGTGACAAGTGTCACATCCCTGACCCTGTCTTTCTTTGACGTGTTGTCTTTGCAGACGTGTGACCGCATCAAGCAGTCAGCGGCAGGCACCAAGCGCCGTGTGTTTATCATTGAAACGATGGGCGGCTACTGTGGCTACCTGGCCACCATGGCAGGCCTGGCAGCCGGGGCTGATGCTGCGTATATTTTTGAGGAGCCCTTCACCATTCGAGACCTGCAGGTAGACGGCTACCCAGAGCTTGTTAGGAGGCTCTCCCCTGCCCCATTGGTTCCCCCGTCCCCATGGCGACCTAAGCTGTGAGAGCTCAAGGCAAGGACAGAGCTGATGGTCTGTGGAGTCCTAGGAAGAGCACCGGGCACGTGCTGTGGCGTGACATTCTGTATGTGGTGCCGCTCCTCTTGGAGCATTCGTTTGAAGGGTGGCTGCAGCTAAGCCCTTTatgtgcctttttgcattttattttcacaacCGCCATGCATGGGAGGGATTATCTCCATATTACAGATGAGCAAGGTTCAGTGAGGTTATAAAACTTCTAAACTTTGAGCAGGTGGTTTAACTGATTGAAAAAGTCATGTCCCCCCTACTTCAGATTTTCCTTGCTACCAAACGGACCCCTGACTCCATTTTTGAGGGGATTCCCTTATGATCCTCATTTCTAAGGTCTTCGTTCACTGGAGCCACAGAGAGGAGGGTGGCAGGCTGCGGGAACTCACTACTCCAAGGGCCCAGCCGTCAGTGGAGGGTGACCCTCTCCCTCCTTCACACCTGGCTCAAAGCCTAGATGGGGTGTTTTCTCCGCAGCGAGGCACTGCTGTACACGAACGCCACCCGTTTAGAGACCAACAGCACGAGCAGGGGTGGCTCTCTGAGGGCCGAAGAGCCGAAACCCCTAGAAAGGGAGATCGGGAGCGGGTGGGAAGGGGCTTCAGACTGACAGttcccacactctctccagcgTTCCCTCTGCCTGCTCTGCCCATCTCAGCCGGGTCTTCACTTATCTGTCTGCACTGACCTTCTTAAAGGGATTAGGTACCGGTCAGCCCTGAGCTGTCAGCAGCCCGCCCTCCTCATGTCCCTCTCCCTCCGCTAGAGGCCTGCTCAGCCGTGTCCATGCTCAGCTGGGTTTAGGATTTTCCGTTTCATTTTCAGGTGAACGTGGAACATCTGGtacaaaagatgaaaacaactGTGAAGAGGGGCCTGGTGTTAAGGTACCTCATCCCCGGTTTGCTCCTGAGTGAAGAGGAGCAGTAGTCAGGCTTCAGTCCTGGTCAGGCTGCACCCCTGGCTGGCACACCCTGCGGAGTCTGTGGATACGGAGCAGCAGAGCCCGAGCCACGGGAGGAGATGGAACTGGGAGGGGCAGAGCCCACAGAGCTTGGAGAAGgccggggggagggagggggccagcGCCCGGCTCAGGCTTCCATCTCTCCTGCAGGAACGAGAAGTGCAATGAGAACTACACCACTGACTTCATCTTCAACCTGTACTCCGAGGAGGGGAAGGGCATCTTCGACAGCAGGAAGAACGTGCTGGGCCACATGCAGCAGGTGGGCCAAACACACCGTGCGGCCATAGAAAACCCCCACCCAGCAGCCAGTCTCCCTCTGGCCTCCCACCTGCTGGAGGCTGTCGGGGCCGCCCCAGCACGGGCCTGCAGGCTCTGCAGTCACAGAATCACAAGTCTACCTTGGAATGGCCTGAGAGATTCTGTGGTTCATCCTCTTTATTTAGGGCAGAGTTTCTCCACCTTGGCACTCTTGccattttgaaatggaaaattttttgtGGTTGTTTTGCGTGTTGTAGGATGGCTTAGCAACACCCCCGGACTCTACTCACTAGATGCCCTCACTAGTAGTGTGCCCTCCCTGCTTGTGTGATTGAAAAAAAGTCTCTAGACATtaccaaatgtcccctggggggcCAGGTCAtctccagttgagaaccactgcttcagatgaagaaaatgaggctcagagaggagaagTAATTTTCCCAGGGCCACTAATCAGACTTGAGTGAGGCCAAAATGAGCTGGCCCGGTCTTTCCCCACACACCACGCTGCCTTCGTGGGCAccctgtgagatgagtgtgggCGCCTCGCCAGGGTTGGGCTCTGTCTCCACTCACTAGGGTTTCCGGGGGAAAGGAATCTGCGTCCAAGGCAGGCCTGCCTCACAGATGCTGCTAGTGGTCTGAGACCTGCCCCATCCCAAACCTTCCCCACTGATGCCGCTTAAGTGTTGACCTTTGACCTTTCTGTACCCACAGCTGAATTCACATTATCTCAGTTTGAATGGGCTTATCAGCTCCTGAAGGAATGGGGTACTATTGGATAAAGTATGAAgacctcttttctgtttttcattccttCCCATTTTCCCACTTACTTTTGCTTTGTTCAGAGAAACTGCATCATGTTTTACATTATTCTGAGGTGCTACCAGGGCACCCAAATTAGGTAACAAGGAATACTTGTTCATCGATAGTGACTGACAAAAGCTGCTAGgctagtgaagggcagggagctGACCGAGAGGCCAGTAAGATTAGGAGTAAATGAACAGGGTCATGCAGCCACGGAGCTAGAAGAGGCAACTGGGAGACCAGGCATTCCCTCGTACTAATTACTCCTAGAGCTGATAAACTGCCAGACGTGCCAGCCCAGCACACCCTGGTTCCCTGCCCGGTTTCAGGATTTCCTTTCATAGTTAGATTTCTGGATTCCTGTTTCTGGTTATAAACCTGAGACccatcctttcctttttctctgtgtatTAGCGTGTCTTTGCCACTTCATTAAGAGTCCTGCCCCTTGTAATTTTATCACTCTTTTCCCAGGGTGGGAGCCCAACTCCATTCGACAGAAATTTTGCCACTAAGATGGGTGCAAAGGCTATGAACTGGATGTCAGGGAAAATCAAAGAGAGTTACCGTAACGGTAGGTGGGGTAAGAGGGTGAGCCGCTTTCCTAGAGGCCGGTTCCCAGCATAGAAGCTGACTGACTATCCCTGTTGCAGGGAGGATCTTTGCCAATACCCCAGACTCGGGCTGTGTTCTGGGGATGCGTAAGAGGGCCCTGGTCTTCCAACCAGTGACTGAGTTGAAGGAACAGACGGATTTTGAGTGAGTACATCTGCTTCCTGAGGTGGGTCCCTCCCCAGTAGTTGCTGAGATCTACTCTTCCCAGGCTGTTCACGTCTTCAGTCCTTTTTTCTTAGGATTAACACCTGTAGTCATACCTACTTCAGATCTGATGCTCAGGTCCCAAATTCAGCCTCTGCTGCTCCCCTTTTTCCCATAGCCTCGGATAGAAGTTGATTGGGGTGCTGAAGATTAAACCATCTACCACCTCATTCCTCTGTAGGCACCGCATCCCCAAGGAACAGTGGTGGCTGAAGCTGAGGCCTATCCTTAAGATCCTCGCCAAGTACGAGATTGACTTGGATACCTCAGAGCATGCCCACCTGGAGCACATCACTCGGAAGCGGTCCGGAGAAGCTAACGTCTAAGCCTCTCTGCAGAGAGAGGAACGGATTGTCTGATCATGGTCAGCTCACCCCAGCAGATCCAAGTCCGTGTATTCTCACGTGTTTCAGCTCATTTTCCATTAGGTTTCCTTTTATTCTGTAACTGCAGCCATCGCAGCTCTAGCcagggagctggggcaggggccATAAGTGGACGCTCCCTGTATGTAGAATTTCTCCTGACTTCGACCCCAGCTTCCCATGTCACACAAGGCTGGACTCCTCTAGTACTACTGCTCGATTTCAGTTACTCGGTTAGAATTTTCCTAAAAAtaagctttatttatttctttgtgataACAAAGTCATGGTTCCTCTACGACTATTATGACAACGACACACCACAACTACACTAATAAATGCCAACTGGTCACTGTGCTTTGGATTCTCCTCTTATCATCTTCACAAGTGCATTCCTGTCAGCCCCAAGCAACGGACTCTGCCCAGATGGACACCCGGGAAAAGGCAGCCCATGTGCTAACCCCGTGTACTTCTATTCTTGGGCTCTCTTGACTCTGTACGCAGGGTCCCAGAACACAGGACACCATCCTCGCCCTCATCCCACAAGCGGTCCCTCCTGCATCCTCTGTAGCCAAGGGCACTCCCATCTTCCCTAAGCATAAAGTTATGTTTTACCTCTTCATCATACACCCATTACCcaactttgctttttttccagcCATTCCCTAATCTCTACTCTGACAATCCAGGGTTCTTCCTTCTCAACTTTCCCCTCTGTGCTCCTTCCTGGATGAAAGCCAGACTCCATCCCGGTGGGGTGACATGTACATTTTGAATGCCTGGAAAACAGAGACACTCAATTCTGGACCTAGTTTGGTGGGTTGGTTGAAATACTGCTTTGGAAAACCATGAGTTCTCGTTCAGctcagtttgttttctgttccaCGCTTCCTCATTAGCAAGTGCCCATGTAATACAGTTGGTCCTCAGGACTGGGTCTACATACTGTGCCCTGAGCTGCTGCCCTGTCAATGAGAGGTTTGAGATTAGTCTCCAAGAATCAGATCCTGGCTCTTGGCACAAGCATACATATCTCTCCCACTAACACAGCTTCCTCACTTGCTTGTTGAAGCAGGAAGGAGGTTTGGGGTTTTTCGAGGAACAGAGGAAAGGACTATCTAGTACTTCACTTTTGCTGGCTGTCCAAAGTATAACTGCTACCCTCTAGAAACAGTTCTAAAAAATGACCGAGAAGTCTTGTCAGAGTCCAACATTAATTAAAGCAGCCAAATGTTCTCTGTACAGTTCTTTAAGGGGaacagaaattaataaatatcAAGCACCGTTATCAGTGATTCTTCAAAACAGCTCATACAGGTGGTGTGACAGCCTCAGAGATGAGGACACTGGGGCTCAGGGCGATAATGTAgagaaaagtaggaagagcaGAAATTTCCAAACTTGCTTTTacacctttttatttccttttttttccttagtgaGCAAAAAACACCAATAACAAAAGGACAAAAGCAGACATACTTTTTCAAATTAGCTGTGTCAGCagattctgttcattttttatttatagttcccaatcagttaaaaaaaaaaagtctttcacaTTGCATAAGGTCATCTAGAATCAACAACTTGATCTAGCTTAGGAACATGAAGAGGAAGAGTACTTAGACTAAGTATTGTTCACTAAAACAGATCTCTTTTGGGTAGGTGGGTCATCTCAGAGAAAGCTCTTATAAGTGCTCTTCCCCCACTCCCCAACTCCACCCACACCACCAATGTCTTTTCGTGTAGATCAGTAAAAAGCAAAGTTTCCAAAACAACTGAAAACAAACTCCAAACTCTTAGCAGAGTGAATGAAAGACCCATGAGAAAAGGCAGCCCAGCTCATGTCCTCCCCTGCTACAGCAGACACCTCCCTCAATGGTGGGTGCAGGAAGAGCCTGCCAAGCCCACTAGCACAAACTGGCTGTTAGGAAGAGAAAACTGCATTCGAAGAAAAGTTCTTAGGACTGCTTAGAACCTCCTATCTCTTCTACTGCATGGAGAGCAGCAagataatctttctaaaataacaTTGCTGAACTACTGTAAGCCTTGGGCACACTCATGGAAAAGCAGCAAAAACTCCCCTTCAGTGGTGAGAAAGAAGGGGCCAGTCCCTTTTGAATGCCCAGGGATGATTCTAGGGACTTCGGGCCCAGTTCTGAACCTGTGCACCATCTGAGGTGGTAGTATCTTCATCTTTGGGCTGCAGCTGTTAGCTGGAGTTTTCTTAAACTTCTTCGCAGATCAATTAAAATGTTTCTAGAGGGATTCTTCCaaaagttaatcatgttcccaaaGGCAAACTAAATGCACATACTATAAATACTCTTCATCTCCCCAGAGAAATACAGTCTCACTGTTGATTTCTTTCCCTAATGAGGGTTGGGGAGACCTCTTTCTTTGCAGGGTGCAATATAAAAGGCCCAGTaagcaagaaacagaaacaaaagtgagggacatttttttgtttgcttggtttggggaggggaggtgatGTGAAGGTTACTGTTGTGACATGTTGCCTTGAAATATAAACCACACAACAGGAACAACTGCTTTCCCTGTTTTCCAAGACAGACGGTGCTGCAGGGCAAAACCTTACGCAGAGTTGCTGGCCTGACGTCTCCTCCAGGCTATTCTACAAGCAACAGGTATTCCTTTAGAGAAGCTGGCAGAGGAAGGCCCTTGACGGCATCCGGCAGATACTGGAGTCCCAGGCTCCGGCGCACAGCATAGCGAGAGAGTGTTTTGAGGGTCCCGGGGGCTGAGCACAGAACAGTCAGCTTTTCACACAGCTGCTGGTCTTTGGCCACTTCTCGTGGCATGGTGCCATTTTTCCTCAATTCAAAGTGTCCAACAGCTCTGTGGAGGAGCTCAAAGCAAGAGTCCTCTTTCTCTGTCCCAAGTCCCCTGACCAGCAGAGCCACCAGGCGGGAGATGGGCGTCTGGCCTTTTAGGTTGATGACTCTGACCTCTGCACCATAATCAAGAAGGATGCTGACGCTCTCAAGATTTCCCTTCATGGCAGCCCAGCTGAGCGGGGTGTCATTGTTGTAATCCAGGGCGTTGACAGAGGCCCCGCTCTCTAGGAGGGCCCGCACACACTCAGCATTGTTCTTAAAGGCTGCCCAGTGAAGTGGGGTGTCTCGGTTACCGTCCAGTGCATTGGGGTTTGCACCATACTCCAACAGGACCTCCACACAAGCCTCATCTTTCTCGGCTGCATAGTGGAGGGCTGTTCGGTTGTAACCATCCAGGGCATTCACCTGTGAAGAGGGAGTGACTATATTACAGTGTATGGACGATGGGCGGGCAAAGAGGCTTGCATGTGCCTATCCACTGTCTTTGCTATGTAATTTTCTGAacatgcaggtcaacaagcaattCCCAGGGAGCTGTGATCAGGATGGAGCTAAGAAGCAAGTAGGAAAACAATAGTCCCCAAACAACCAACACTCTATTATGTCCATTGGTTAGCTGGCCTGCATCATCTAGGGTTTTGCTGCCACATTCTTATTTAATGTTCCCTAGGACCTCTACCACACAGTAAGGGGGAAGAAACAGAAGTCTAAGTCCTTGTAACTACTCTGAAAGACATTTATTGGAAGGCAGCTTGAACATATTGGTCAGAGTAAAGGTTCTGGATTATTCTACTTATCCTGACTCACTCTGTATCCTGTGGCTAATGGCAACCagactgaaaaataatgaagtcaAGGTTCTGCCCATGTAGCTCTGCTGTTTTTTAACCACACAGAGCAGCTCAGAACTATTCACCCAAGTCAGCCCCCTGCAAACATATGTTGTGAGGTCATGAGAGAACCTGGAGGAAAACATGCCGAGGAAAGAGCACAAATCCTCCGATGCTGAAAAGCCGCTGGCTTGCTAAACTCAGCATCTCCTATAATATTTGGAGGCTACAAAGATTTAATTTACATCCTAGGTTTAAATAGCGAATTTTCTCCCCCAtaaaatgcacttaaaaaaaaaccacccttGAAATATTTAACTGAGTTCAATCTTCTATTAGCTAAAAACTGCCCCCTCACCCCGGGGATAGTCTCACTGCTATTAATCACTGGCTTTCACTTCAGGGTCACTCACAAAAGTTACAGGATAGTTCATGACAGGCAGAGAACAGCATGGATGTGTGGAGGTGGGGATGCTGGGGGCTAGAACAGGCTTACCCACCAGCATGTCTGGGGCCTGCATACCTGCTTCATGGCATCTTTGATTCAAATGACTGCCTCAACCTGTGCACCCTGAAGATGCCACGAAAAGTTGTCAAAACtgctactttatttatttaacaggCACTTACTTAGTATAATAATTACTACATGCCAGTGTTCTAAACAGTTTCACCCTTATGAAGAACACACCATTtaccatcctcattttacagatggggaagctgatgcaaagaaaggttaagtaacctgTTGAAGATCACAAAGCTGGAAGtgacagagctggaattcaaatccaTGAAGTCTGGGTCCAGACTCTCtattcttttattcattataCTATGCTGCTTCTTGCTAATGCCAATAAaagttaatctatttttttt
Proteins encoded in this region:
- the ASB8 gene encoding ankyrin repeat and SOCS box protein 8 isoform X2; amino-acid sequence: MVSDADCVELLLEKGAEVNALDGYNRTALHYAAEKDEACVEVLLEYGANPNALDGNRDTPLHWAAFKNNAECVRALLESGASVNALDYNNDTPLSWAAMKGNLESVSILLDYGAEVRVINLKGQTPISRLVALLVRGLGTEKEDSCFELLHRAVGHFELRKNGTMPREVAKDQQLCEKLTVLCSAPGTLKTLSRYAVRRSLGLQYLPDAVKGLPLPASLKEYLLLVE
- the ASB8 gene encoding ankyrin repeat and SOCS box protein 8 isoform X1, translating into MSSSMWYIMQSIQSKYSLSERLIRTIAAIRSFPHDNVEDLIRGGADVNCTHGTLKPLHCACMVSDADCVELLLEKGAEVNALDGYNRTALHYAAEKDEACVEVLLEYGANPNALDGNRDTPLHWAAFKNNAECVRALLESGASVNALDYNNDTPLSWAAMKGNLESVSILLDYGAEVRVINLKGQTPISRLVALLVRGLGTEKEDSCFELLHRAVGHFELRKNGTMPREVAKDQQLCEKLTVLCSAPGTLKTLSRYAVRRSLGLQYLPDAVKGLPLPASLKEYLLLVE